The following are encoded in a window of Kitasatospora sp. NBC_01250 genomic DNA:
- a CDS encoding TetR/AcrR family transcriptional regulator C-terminal domain-containing protein, which yields MQAAQLADDGGQCGADDHGVEHRQARTVDLYARGATHSEIVVQELMQSQNWNNGDELRVGLAPQMRWLMATGRYPVLERHLVEARRKDDPQWQFELGLDCVLDGIAARLAKSC from the coding sequence GTGCAGGCCGCCCAGCTGGCCGACGATGGTGGGCAGTGCGGTGCCGACGACCATGGCGTCGAGCATCGCCAGGCCCGCACGGTCGACCTCTACGCGCGCGGCGCCACCCACTCCGAGATCGTGGTCCAGGAGTTGATGCAGAGTCAGAACTGGAACAACGGCGACGAGTTGCGCGTCGGCCTGGCGCCGCAGATGCGCTGGCTGATGGCCACCGGGCGGTATCCGGTGCTGGAGCGCCACCTGGTGGAGGCCAGGCGCAAGGACGATCCGCAGTGGCAGTTCGAGCTCGGCCTCGACTGCGTGCTCGACGGCATCGCCGCCCGGCTGGCCAAGTCCTGCTGA
- a CDS encoding arylsulfotransferase family protein, with protein MRKKPWTVRALALATTATFLAALPVAGAAAAPTAAAGNPPLPPVTVLTDQAGTGGGDLFVSPTSATSSYASGVEILSQDGRRTVWSHAVPAGLQAADFRKQTYHGKPVLTWWQGTGLGGLATGVDVVYDDHYQKIGEVKAGNGYSADGHEFLITPQNTALIISYTEATANLTAIGGRADQKVIDGIVQEVDIRTGKVLFEWNSADHVPYAQSEQPLPASSSTPWDWFHLNAVKLDTDGNLLLDARNTWTTYQVSRHTGRINWQLGGKASSFTLAAAPGQILNSAGTIFSWQHDPQPLGGGLYTFFDNESAGVANTGAGAVSELPYSRVVTVRLDQRTHRATLVKSVDQPAGLSASSQGNAQTLKGGGLVVGWGSLPYVSEFSRSGKLLFNAAFPAGVNTYRAYRFDWSNRK; from the coding sequence ATGCGAAAGAAGCCCTGGACCGTGCGCGCCCTGGCACTGGCCACGACCGCGACCTTCCTGGCCGCTCTGCCGGTGGCCGGCGCCGCCGCCGCGCCGACCGCGGCAGCCGGCAACCCGCCGCTGCCGCCGGTGACCGTGCTGACCGACCAGGCGGGGACCGGCGGCGGGGACCTCTTCGTCTCGCCGACCTCGGCCACCAGCAGCTACGCCAGCGGCGTGGAGATCCTCAGCCAGGACGGCCGCAGGACCGTCTGGTCCCACGCGGTGCCGGCCGGCCTGCAGGCCGCCGACTTCCGCAAGCAGACCTACCACGGCAAGCCGGTGCTGACCTGGTGGCAGGGCACCGGCCTGGGCGGACTGGCCACCGGTGTCGACGTCGTCTACGACGACCACTACCAGAAGATCGGCGAGGTCAAGGCTGGGAACGGCTACTCCGCCGACGGCCACGAGTTCCTGATCACGCCGCAGAACACCGCGCTGATCATCTCCTACACCGAGGCGACCGCGAACCTCACCGCCATCGGCGGCCGGGCCGATCAGAAGGTGATCGACGGGATCGTGCAGGAGGTCGACATCCGCACCGGCAAGGTGCTCTTCGAGTGGAACAGCGCCGACCACGTGCCGTACGCGCAGAGCGAGCAGCCGCTGCCGGCCTCGTCGAGCACGCCGTGGGACTGGTTCCACCTCAACGCCGTCAAGCTGGACACCGACGGCAACCTGCTGCTGGACGCGCGCAACACCTGGACCACCTACCAGGTGTCCCGGCACACCGGCCGGATCAACTGGCAACTCGGCGGCAAGGCCAGCTCGTTCACCCTGGCGGCGGCGCCCGGCCAGATCCTGAACAGCGCCGGGACCATCTTCTCCTGGCAGCACGACCCGCAGCCGCTCGGCGGCGGCCTCTACACGTTCTTCGACAACGAGTCGGCAGGCGTCGCCAACACCGGCGCCGGGGCCGTCTCCGAGCTGCCGTACAGCCGCGTGGTCACGGTGCGCCTGGACCAGCGCACGCACCGGGCGACCCTGGTGAAGTCCGTCGACCAGCCGGCCGGGCTCAGCGCCTCCTCGCAGGGCAACGCCCAGACCCTGAAGGGCGGCGGCCTCGTGGTGGGCTGGGGATCCCTGCCCTACGTCTCCGAGTTCAGCCGGTCCGGCAAGCTGCTGTTCAACGCCGCGTTCCCGGCGGGGGTGAACACCTACCGGGCGTACCGGTTCGACTGGAGCAACCGGAAGTAG
- a CDS encoding helicase-associated domain-containing protein: MLRRLPLPCLQTAEALVAVGIPCARAELAHLLDAGSGERAAGLDTALQALAGQALVWPDERGLLHAVPALRRIWPSALGLEPPVAELLADATAEELRSMLALLRLRVPVAKRQRLAVLAEHFADRAWLTAVVAGAPPGVGPLLAESSQSGVALRALAVSASGETGRAARWARERGLLVRAHHGYGPARMPAEVTLALRGPRWHAPFDPVPPEPALVAVGPAEVERETVSAATAFGAQAASVLAECAARPPVLLKTGGVGPRELGRLGKQTQCSEAVVRLVLESAFAAGLLVGAGDSAPTRTGVKGGPRRVVAPSKRAPDPEAGGGLLAVTPAYDAWAGRDPAGQLVDLALAWWTLPFTPTASQDRDGKSWPALISRPASPGCRHARRGVLTAAGRLPAGHGAARSAGLGRLAGWHRPLVDQLPQDSTPFALVIHEAELLGLVARGTLSPLGAALAAHSPEQPDALLESARRLLPTAADRARLGTDLTAVVTGPPTAALAALLDAAAEREARGTASVWRFTPASVRRALDAGRTPQGLAEELAAIGTAGGEVAQLPQPLAYLITDTARRHGRIRVLQPGCVLHGTDPALLAELAAHRMLTTLRLRLLAPTVLLSAADPEATLAALRAEGYAPVAEGHDGTVRVERAPAERSAPLPAQRGAPGRPARSTPTAEELRALAHRLLTAPSTPEEDGEVDEWTEETAEALAARARQLTPSAIRRLASAIRFEHTVTITYQNPSGDRTMRTLSELEFDPPFLYGWCHLSDGHEEFALSRIQDVLPAHG; encoded by the coding sequence GTGCTGCGCCGCCTCCCGCTGCCCTGTCTGCAGACGGCCGAGGCCCTGGTCGCCGTCGGAATCCCGTGCGCACGTGCCGAGTTGGCGCACCTGCTGGACGCCGGGAGCGGCGAGCGCGCGGCCGGCCTCGACACCGCGCTGCAGGCGCTGGCCGGCCAGGCGCTGGTCTGGCCGGACGAGCGGGGCCTGCTGCACGCCGTCCCCGCGCTGCGCCGGATCTGGCCCAGCGCCCTGGGCCTGGAGCCGCCGGTCGCCGAGCTGCTGGCCGACGCCACCGCCGAGGAGCTGCGCTCCATGCTGGCCCTGCTGCGGCTGCGGGTGCCGGTGGCCAAGCGGCAGCGCCTCGCGGTGCTGGCCGAGCACTTCGCCGACCGGGCCTGGCTGACCGCCGTGGTGGCCGGTGCGCCGCCCGGGGTCGGGCCGCTGCTGGCGGAGAGCTCGCAGTCCGGGGTGGCCCTGCGGGCCCTCGCGGTCTCGGCCTCCGGCGAGACCGGCCGGGCCGCGCGCTGGGCCCGGGAGCGCGGCCTGCTGGTGCGCGCCCACCACGGCTACGGGCCGGCCCGGATGCCCGCCGAGGTCACCCTGGCGCTGCGCGGCCCCCGCTGGCACGCCCCGTTCGACCCGGTGCCGCCCGAGCCCGCGCTGGTCGCGGTCGGCCCCGCCGAGGTCGAGCGCGAGACGGTCTCGGCCGCCACCGCGTTCGGCGCCCAGGCCGCCTCGGTGCTGGCCGAGTGCGCGGCCCGGCCGCCGGTGCTGCTGAAGACCGGCGGGGTGGGGCCACGCGAGCTGGGCCGGCTCGGCAAGCAGACCCAGTGCTCCGAGGCCGTGGTGCGGCTGGTGCTGGAGAGCGCCTTCGCGGCCGGTCTGCTGGTCGGCGCGGGCGATTCGGCACCGACCCGGACGGGCGTGAAGGGCGGTCCGCGCCGGGTGGTCGCCCCGAGCAAGCGGGCACCCGACCCGGAGGCGGGCGGCGGGCTGCTCGCCGTCACCCCCGCCTACGACGCCTGGGCCGGGCGCGATCCGGCCGGGCAGCTCGTCGACCTGGCGCTCGCCTGGTGGACACTGCCGTTCACCCCGACCGCGAGCCAGGACCGCGACGGCAAGTCCTGGCCCGCGCTGATCAGCCGACCCGCGAGTCCGGGCTGCCGGCACGCCAGGCGCGGTGTGCTCACCGCCGCCGGCCGCCTCCCGGCCGGGCACGGCGCGGCCCGCTCGGCGGGCCTGGGCCGCCTCGCCGGCTGGCACCGCCCGCTGGTCGACCAACTCCCGCAGGACAGCACGCCGTTCGCGCTGGTGATCCACGAGGCCGAGCTGCTCGGCCTGGTGGCCCGCGGCACCCTCTCGCCGCTGGGCGCGGCGCTGGCCGCGCACTCGCCCGAGCAGCCGGACGCCCTGCTGGAGAGCGCCCGCCGGCTGCTGCCGACGGCGGCCGACCGGGCCCGGCTCGGCACCGACCTGACCGCCGTGGTGACCGGACCGCCGACCGCCGCGCTGGCCGCCCTGCTGGACGCCGCCGCCGAACGGGAGGCCCGCGGCACGGCCTCGGTCTGGCGCTTCACCCCCGCCAGCGTCCGCCGGGCGCTGGACGCGGGCCGCACCCCGCAGGGCCTGGCCGAGGAGCTGGCCGCGATCGGTACCGCCGGCGGGGAGGTGGCGCAACTGCCGCAGCCGCTGGCCTACCTGATCACCGACACCGCGCGCCGGCACGGCCGGATCCGGGTGCTGCAGCCGGGCTGCGTCCTGCACGGCACCGATCCCGCCCTGCTCGCCGAGCTGGCCGCGCACCGCATGCTCACCACGCTGCGGCTGCGCCTGCTGGCACCGACCGTGCTGCTCAGCGCCGCCGACCCGGAGGCCACCCTGGCCGCGCTGCGGGCCGAGGGCTACGCGCCGGTGGCCGAGGGTCACGACGGCACGGTCCGGGTCGAGCGCGCCCCCGCCGAGCGGTCCGCGCCACTTCCTGCCCAGCGCGGGGCGCCGGGCAGGCCGGCCCGCAGCACCCCCACCGCCGAGGAGCTGCGCGCGCTCGCCCACCGGCTGCTGACCGCCCCGAGCACGCCGGAGGAGGACGGCGAGGTGGACGAGTGGACCGAGGAGACCGCCGAGGCCCTGGCCGCGCGCGCCCGGCAGTTGACGCCCTCGGCGATCCGCCGGCTGGCCAGCGCGATCCGCTTCGAGCACACGGTCACCATCACCTACCAGAACCCCTCGGGCGACCGCACCATGCGTACCCTCAGCGAGCTGGAGTTCGACCCGCCCTTCCTCTACGGCTGGTGCCATCTGAGCGACGGCCACGAGGAGTTCGCGCTCTCCCGGATCCAGGACGTGCTCCCGGCCCACGGCTGA
- a CDS encoding class I SAM-dependent methyltransferase, producing MSEEMRTFDELVAEAESVSVAGWDFSWLDGRATEQRPSWGYQRLLGERMAHARAALDVQTGGGEVLAGASHRAPLTVATEGWPPNVAKAARLLHPLGVAVVADEDEPPLPFADAAFDLVVSRHPVTVWWQEIARVLRPGGSYFSQQVGPASVFELVEFFLGPQPQEVRNGRHPEQARRAAEAAGLTVVDLRAESLRTEFHDIGAVVYFLRKVIWMVPGFTVEQYRDRLRELDALIRREGPFVAHTARFLIEARKPH from the coding sequence ATGAGCGAGGAGATGCGGACGTTCGACGAGCTGGTGGCCGAGGCCGAGAGCGTCTCGGTCGCGGGCTGGGACTTCTCCTGGCTCGACGGCCGGGCCACCGAGCAGCGGCCGTCCTGGGGCTACCAGCGGCTGCTCGGCGAGCGGATGGCGCACGCCCGGGCCGCCCTGGACGTGCAGACCGGCGGTGGCGAGGTGCTGGCCGGCGCCTCGCACCGGGCACCGCTGACGGTGGCGACCGAGGGGTGGCCGCCCAACGTCGCCAAGGCCGCCCGGCTGCTGCACCCGCTCGGCGTCGCCGTCGTGGCGGACGAGGACGAGCCACCGCTGCCGTTCGCGGACGCGGCCTTCGACCTGGTGGTCAGCCGGCACCCGGTGACGGTCTGGTGGCAGGAGATCGCCCGGGTGCTGCGGCCCGGCGGCAGCTACTTCTCCCAGCAGGTCGGCCCGGCCAGCGTGTTCGAGCTGGTCGAGTTCTTCCTCGGCCCGCAGCCGCAGGAGGTCCGCAACGGCCGCCACCCCGAGCAGGCCCGGCGGGCGGCCGAGGCGGCCGGGCTCACCGTGGTCGACCTGCGGGCCGAGTCGCTGCGCACCGAGTTCCACGACATCGGCGCGGTGGTCTACTTCCTGCGCAAGGTGATCTGGATGGTCCCCGGGTTCACCGTCGAGCAGTACCGGGACCGGCTGCGCGAGCTGGACGCACTCATCCGCCGCGAGGGCCCGTTCGTGGCGCACACCGCGCGGTTCCTGATCGAGGCTCGCAAGCCGCACTGA